The nucleotide window GTTCAACTGGAGAAGAGAAGTCACGATATGCTTGCGCTGGCGCACCAGTTCTTCCTCCGTGGTGGCGCCGCGTTCGGTGGGGAAGCCGCCGCCCGTGCCATCGCCATTGAAGAAGTTCAGCACGTTCGCGCCGACGACTTTCAACGAACCACCGACCGCAGGCGGGCCGACGCGGGGATTGGCGCGGGTGAAGACCGGGGCGACGGTCGGCTCCAGCATGTAGGAGGTGGCGGAAAGGTAGGTCACCACGCCGGTAAGTCCGGCCACGGTGTCACCGGTACGGAGGGTGTTCTGGACCGGCGTGCCACCGCCGAAGAGATAGGGCGTGGTGTCCGGATCTTCCTTGGACGAGCCATCGTCCACGGTGAGCAGGTTGAGGTTGTTCGCGGCCTGCTTCGCCAAGGCCGGAGCACCGGGGGCGACCACGTTGGTGGGTTGCTGGAGAACACCTCCGGAAGACACGTCGAATTCGCCGTAGCGGCCGAGATAGTAGTTGTTCGTGACGTGCAGCGTCTGCGGCAGAGTGATCAGCATGCCTTCGACTTTCTCGAGCGTGGTGGAGCTGGTGAACGGAAGCGTCACCGTCACCGGAGTCGGAAGGGGGGCTGTTCCCGTCTTGGAAAGAGCGGTGAGGGTGTCGAGCTCGGTGAGGGTATTGAATTCCTTCACGGTTCCCGAAACGCTGATCGTATCGCCGGTGGCCAGCGTGGCGAGTGTCGAAGTCACGGCGGAGGAACCGTTGGCATAGACATAGATGCCCTCCGAGGTATTCGGATCACTGTCGGCGTCAGCATCGGCCGCCTGGAGATAGAAGCCCGCACGGGTTCCATCGCTGTTCAGGTAGAAGCCCGTGACGATGCCGGAGGCGACCACCGTCTGGTTGGCCAGCGGGCTGGCGGAACCGTTGCCTTGGATCGCATGGATCGGCGTTCCGGAACCCGGCTGCGTCATCGTGGTGAAGCTGACCGTGGTGTCCGCGGTGGGATGCAACGAGCCGGTCGCCTGGTCTGTCACGGACGCCGCCGTCACACCGAGCGTGTAGGTCTCGTTGTAGGCCAGCGACGCGGACGGTGTGACCGTGAAGGTGGTCGGACCGCCGGTGACGCTCACGGAAACCGAGCCGCTGTTCGCGCCGGAAAGCGTGATGCCGCCGTTCGCGACCGTGACCGCCGTGTTGAACGTGACGGTAAGCGGAGCGGAAATGCCCACGGCAGTGGCGCCTTGGGACGGCACGGTGGAAGCCACCGCAGGCACCGGATCACCGCCGCCCGAGGTGCTGAAGCTGAAGTCATCGACCGCGAGACCGCAGTCGGCCCCGCTGATGTTCAGGTCCGTCCAACGGATCACCAGTGTCTGGCCGGCGGGCCAGGTGATGCCGGACACGGTACCGGAAATGGAAGCGCGGTTCGCCGCGCCATTGCCATCCAGAGCGGCTCCGGTTGCTCCGGTGGCGGGACCACTGAAATCCAGCGAAGGAACGGCGGTAAAGGTGCCGGAGATCACCGAGGCCGCATTCACCGCGTATTCGAACTTCAATTTGTCGGTGACGCCGGAGCTGCCGCCCTGCCGCCATTGTTCACCGGTATAAGCGATGGAGAAGGAAGTGATGGTCGAACCGGTGTTATTGACCAGCGCCACACCGATGGTGGATTCCACGGACCCACTGAGCAGCATGCCCAGTGCGCGTTCTGAAGCGGAAGCGGCACCGAAGGAATAGACCGAACCCGTGTTGCCGGAACCGGTGCCCACGTTGAAGAGGGCGTTGCTGCCTGAACCACCGGTTTTCGCGAAGCTCCAGCCGCTCAGGCCGGAGGCGTTCACCGGTGAGGCGTTCAAGCCGAACGGGCCGGCTCCCGTCACCGTGAAGGTGCCGGAAGATGGCAGCGTGTCGAAGTTCTGGCTGTAGGTGCCGCCAGCGTAGGACACCTGGGCATTGGCGGATCCGGCAAGCATCGGGATCGACGCCAGCACGGACAAGAGGGAAAGGACACCGCGTCGTCTGAAGCGGCATGAAGGGGCAAGGGGTGGGTTCATGGCTCGGAGGGGCTGCGAATCCGGAGATTCACCATCATCCCTAGTGATCCGGCCGGAGCGCGCACCCCGCTGGCGGTGGCACTATTGTCATGTGAAGGTTTCGCCATGATCCCTGCGGCATTGACCACCGCCGCGCCACGCCCGAAACTGCGGGCCGCATGCGCATCGTTCACGCCGCCAACCTCCAGCTCGACAAGGATGGCGCCCATCTCTGGAATCAGGATCAGAAGATCCACCACGGCCTCGTGCGGCTGGGGCACTTCGTCTATCCGTTTTCCATCAACGACCGTGCGCGCATGCTCTCTCCCTTCGGAGGGAAATCGCTTGGCAAGAAGCCGGCGAACCGCGCGTTGATCGAGACCTGCCGCAACGTCCACCCGGATGTGCTGTTGCTCGGGCACGCGCAGTACATCACCGCGGAGACCCTGCTGGAGATCCGCCGGATTCTTCCGGAGATCCGCATCGGCCTGTGGTACGTCGATCCGTTGTGGGACGATGAAGCGACGCAACATCTGCGCGATCGCCTGCAGGTGCTCGACGCTCTCTTCTGCTCTACCGGAGGATCATTGTTGGAAGCTCTGGCGCGCCCGAATTGCCCGGCTGCGTTCATCCCCACGGCGGTGGATGCGGGGATTGAATGTCACCGTGCGTTCGAGACGGCGGAAGCGGACTTCCTGCACGACTTTCTTTTCTTCGGCCGCGACAAGGGCGAGCCGGCACGGCGCGCATTGCTCCAGGAACTGGAGCGCCGTTTGCCCGATCTCAAGAGCGGCATCTATGGCTGCCTTGACCGGCCCGGCATCTTCGGCTGGGAGAAGGAACAGATCATCCGGCGCTCCAAGCTGGCGCTGAACCTTTCCCGGCGAGCCGATGTTTCACTGTATTCGTCCTCACGCATCGGCGAACTGATGGGAAATGGCATCCTTGCTCTGACACCGCGCGGCGCGGGGTTGGAGGAACTTTATGCCGAGGATGAGATCGTTTACTTCGACGGTGCCGACGAACTGGTGGAGAAGATCCGCCATTACGCCACGCATTCGCAGGAACGCACCGCCATCGCCCGCAAAGGGTGGGAGCGCAACCACCGCGATTACAACGGAACGGCGGTGGCGGGATTCATCACCGCGCTTACCACGCGGGATGATGCATGGAAACAAGCGCCATGGGCGGCGCATGTGTACGGGGCCTGATGCGCGGGCAGCGTCGGATCACTTCGGCTTCTTCTTGGTCTTGGCCGGAGCGTGTTCGGCGGGTGCGTTGCCACCTTGGGCTGGAGCCGGTGTCGAGGGCTCGGCGACGGGTTGGGTGATTTCGTTGTCCGGCATCGAGGGTTCCTCTTCGTCCGGCATCACTTCATCGGCGGATTCCGGAGGCGTGGCACCCGGTGGCAGATCGAGATTCGGCTTTGGTGGAGCCTCCGCTTTCGCCACCGCAGCCGGTGCGGCGGATTTTTCCTCGGCGGCTCCGGACGTTTCCTTCTTGCCGCAGGAGGTGAGCGCGAGAGCGGCCAGCAGGCCGGCAAACGGAAGCCACGAACGAAGTTTCATGAGCACAGGATATGCGCCCGCACCCGGGTTCCGTCAAGGGATCGGGCCTATCGTACGAAGGCGAGTTGCGGCACCTTGCGTGCCTCGACCTTCAGACGGGCAAGGCTTGGCGAGTCCGGCAGGGCCAGTTCGCGGCGGCTTTCATTCCAAGTGAAAGGCTTGCCCGAGACCGGCTCCGCCGTCACCGGTTCACCGGCCAGGATATCGAAAACCGCCGCATCCATGGAGCGCTGGATCTGCATGCCCAGCCACTCGCGGCTGGCGGCGGCGCGATCATCCATCGCCATTTGATAAAGGTCGCGACATTCCGGGGAGAGTTTTTCCGGTGGCGCGATGATGGTATTCCACGATGGCAGGTCGGTGAATGCGGCGGCTTTTTCGCAGGCCTCGATCTGGGTCCGCATGCGGTCGGTGTAAGTATCGACGAGCGCGTCCGCATCCGGCGCATGGCTTTGGTCGTGGAGGTTCACGAGCGTGGGCAGCAGGAACTCCCGGAGACTCATCTGCCAATTGGCACGGAGGATTGTGGCGTAGTCCTTCGGGGCGGCGGCGGGTGCGCGCAGCAGGGGGGCCCAGGTCTGGAGATGGCAGGCGCGGTCCCCGGACAGGGCGGGCAGGATTTCCCGGATGATGCGGTTGCGCATCCGCGCATCGATGGCGGAGGTGATCCGCCAGTAGTGGTCGTCCGGCACCTCGATTCCGCTGAAATGGTCTGCCAGTCCCTGTACGGCCCGCATGCGGCGCAGAGCGGTGGCTTCGTCGCCATCCTCCGCCACCGAGCGAGCCTCCAGCATCAGAGCCTCGGCGCAGCGCAGTTCAAACCTCCCGCAATCGTGCTTCCAGCGTTCCAGTGCGATGCCCCGTACCGAGCGGTCCGGCAGTTCGCCAATGGCCTGAAGCTCGTCCAGCAGGGCCCTGTTTTCCAATAGCCAGCGCTTCGTCTCGAACCGGTCCAGATTGGACCCGCCATCGAACCAAGCTCCCAAGGCCGCTGGGACTTTCAGTGAATTGCAGCCATGGGTCTCGACGAACTTCACCCATCTCAAAAAGCCGTTCCGCTCATCCGCCACTTCATGGTTGGCGGGAGCCAGGTCCGGATGACGGGCCGCGATTTCCTTCCACCAGTCCTCCGATCTTGAGGCGATCCTGTGGTAACGCTCCCGGACCGCAGGGTCTTCGGAGCGGGCCATCGGCTCGGTGCCACTGACAAACACGATCGCCCGGCAGACCACGTTCGTCCTCACCGGCTCAGGTTTTGACCACCGGAAGACTCCGTAAGCTCCCGCCGCCGCGGCGATCAGCACCACCGCGAGAACCAGGAGACAGCGGCTGGAGCGCCATTGATTCACGGCACCAGATATTTTAGCTGAATTTACAATGTATGCAAGAGGGTTTTGTCGATACCTCCTATTCCTGAACCTTGGTTCTGAACTCTTTCCCGAATTTGACCTCGGAACGCGGATGCGCCATGATGCCTGAACATGGCTAACAGCGGCACAATCATCATGGCGGCCTCGATCGCCCCCATTCTACTCGGAAGCTGCGCGACGGTGATGCAGGGGAAATCCGATCCGGTGAAATTTGCGACCGTTCCAGCTGGTGGGTCGGTGACCGTGGATGGCACGATCCACAAGACACCTTCCACGGTCGAAGTATCGAAGAAGACCACCTCCGCCACCTTCTCACTCCCGGGGCAGGGATCGAAGACCGGCAAATGGGATCGCAAGTTTCAGGAAGACTACGTCTTGATGAACGTGATCTTCACCCCGGGCATGGGCAGCTCGGGCACCGCGGTGGACACCGCCAGCGGCGCGATCTGGCAGCAACCGGAGAGCGTGACCTACAACTTCAAGACCGGCCGCACCGAGATTGCGATGAAGCCGCCAGGCAAGTCCCATCCGACGACGGGCAATCCGAAGCGGACCGGGAAGCGGTGATCCCGAGGGCGGCGGCTTTCGGGCCGCCGTTGCATCGAACGAGATCCATACGCTTTGTGACAACCGGCGTTGCTTTGACGCCGGTTGTCTTTGATCGCAGGTGATCTCCCGCGAATATGGCTCCTCGAACGGAGCCACTCCCAGTGGATCAATAGACGTCGCGCAGGTAGCGCTTGTCCTTCTTGAGCTGGCTCACGAACGCCGCAGCGTCTTCTTTGGAAAGACCGCCGTGCTGCTCGGCGATGGTGTGGAGGGCGGCATCGACGTCCTTCGCCATGCGGGTGGCATCACCGCAGACGTAGAAAGCGGCTCCGTTCTGGAACCACTGCCAGATCTCCGCGCCCTGCTGGACCATGAGATTCTGGACATACACCTTCTCCTTCTGGTCGCGCGACCATGCGACATCGAGGCGACCGAGCGTGCCATCCTGCTGGAAGGCCTTCAGTTCATCCTGATAGAGGAAATCGGTGGCGCTGTAGGGATTGCCGAAGAACAGCCAGTTCGCGCCCTTGGCATTGGTGGCCTTGCGTTCTTCAAGGAATGCACGGAACGGTGCGATGCCGGTACCGGGGCCGACCATAATGACCGGAGTCTCGCCATTGGCAGGCAGACGGAAGGCGTTGTTCGAATGGACGAACACGCCGGGCTGGAGGCCCTTCGAGCGATCCGAGAGGAAGGTCGAGCAGATGCCGCCGCGCTTCCGGCCGAAGGTATTGTAACGGACGATACCGACGCAGAGATGCACCTCGCCGGGATGAGCCTTCGGGCTGGAAGCGATCGAGTAGAGGCGTGGCTGGAGCTTCTTGAGCACCGACACGAATTCCTCCGCATCGGTGAAGTCCGCCGGATGGTCGACCACAAGATCGATCAGGTCGCGGCCCCAGCAGAAATCGTCCCAGGCCTTCTTGTCATCGGCGGCGACCAGCGAACGCAGGAACGGCGAGCCGCTGCGGGCCTGCCACTTCTGGACAATGGACTTGTTGAGCGTGCCGATGTCGTAGTGGCTGATGAGGGCCTCGCGGAGAGGGACCTCCTCACCGCTGGCGAGTGCCACGGTGCCGCCCTTGAACGGCAGATTGGCGAGGATTTCATCCACCACCGGCTCCGGATTGCGCGGGAAAACGCCGAGAGCATCGCCGACTTCGTATTCGAGGCCGGAACCATCGAGGGAAAGCTCGATGTGGTGGGTCTCCTTGTCGCCACCACCATTGAGATTGAAATTCGAGAGGATGGCGGAGGGGAAGGGATTCTTCTTCGAGTATCCGGCTTCCACTTCGGCGGCGGCCGCGCCATTGACCGGAGCGGAGGCACCGCCAGCGGGAGACAGCACGCCGAGCACGCCATCGGACCACTGCTTGAAGGGTGCGTCGTAGTCGACATCGCTGTCGACACGCGGGAACAGACGCTTCGCGCCGAGTTGCTCGAAGCGGGTATCGAACTCGATGCCGCACTTGCAAAAGTCCGGGTAGTTCGTGTCACCCAGCGCGAGCACGGAGAAGCTCAGGCCTTCCAAACGCGGGGCGCTTTCGCCGAGGAACCAGCCGTGGAAATCCGCGGCATTGTCCGGCGGTTCGCCATCGCCGTAGGTGGAGGTGATGACGAGCACGTTCTTCTCCGTGGCCAGGCGGCTGCGGTCGTAGGCACCGAGATCGTGGACCTCCGGCTCGAAATTCCCCTTCTTGAGAGTTTTGACCAGTTTCTTGGCGAGGCCTTCGGCATTGCCGGTTTGGGAACCGAAAAGCACGGTGACAGGCACCGCCGGGCCGCTCGGAGCACCGGCACCGGCGAAGAACTTGCCGAGGAAGTCGTTCAACCACGCG belongs to Luteolibacter ambystomatis and includes:
- a CDS encoding sulfite reductase subunit alpha; this translates as MTIPVIPEDAPFTPEQRAWLNDFLGKFFAGAGAPSGPAVPVTVLFGSQTGNAEGLAKKLVKTLKKGNFEPEVHDLGAYDRSRLATEKNVLVITSTYGDGEPPDNAADFHGWFLGESAPRLEGLSFSVLALGDTNYPDFCKCGIEFDTRFEQLGAKRLFPRVDSDVDYDAPFKQWSDGVLGVLSPAGGASAPVNGAAAAEVEAGYSKKNPFPSAILSNFNLNGGGDKETHHIELSLDGSGLEYEVGDALGVFPRNPEPVVDEILANLPFKGGTVALASGEEVPLREALISHYDIGTLNKSIVQKWQARSGSPFLRSLVAADDKKAWDDFCWGRDLIDLVVDHPADFTDAEEFVSVLKKLQPRLYSIASSPKAHPGEVHLCVGIVRYNTFGRKRGGICSTFLSDRSKGLQPGVFVHSNNAFRLPANGETPVIMVGPGTGIAPFRAFLEERKATNAKGANWLFFGNPYSATDFLYQDELKAFQQDGTLGRLDVAWSRDQKEKVYVQNLMVQQGAEIWQWFQNGAAFYVCGDATRMAKDVDAALHTIAEQHGGLSKEDAAAFVSQLKKDKRYLRDVY
- a CDS encoding glycosyltransferase, whose amino-acid sequence is MRIVHAANLQLDKDGAHLWNQDQKIHHGLVRLGHFVYPFSINDRARMLSPFGGKSLGKKPANRALIETCRNVHPDVLLLGHAQYITAETLLEIRRILPEIRIGLWYVDPLWDDEATQHLRDRLQVLDALFCSTGGSLLEALARPNCPAAFIPTAVDAGIECHRAFETAEADFLHDFLFFGRDKGEPARRALLQELERRLPDLKSGIYGCLDRPGIFGWEKEQIIRRSKLALNLSRRADVSLYSSSRIGELMGNGILALTPRGAGLEELYAEDEIVYFDGADELVEKIRHYATHSQERTAIARKGWERNHRDYNGTAVAGFITALTTRDDAWKQAPWAAHVYGA
- a CDS encoding ExeM/NucH family extracellular endonuclease; translated protein: MNPPLAPSCRFRRRGVLSLLSVLASIPMLAGSANAQVSYAGGTYSQNFDTLPSSGTFTVTGAGPFGLNASPVNASGLSGWSFAKTGGSGSNALFNVGTGSGNTGSVYSFGAASASERALGMLLSGSVESTIGVALVNNTGSTITSFSIAYTGEQWRQGGSSGVTDKLKFEYAVNAASVISGTFTAVPSLDFSGPATGATGAALDGNGAANRASISGTVSGITWPAGQTLVIRWTDLNISGADCGLAVDDFSFSTSGGGDPVPAVASTVPSQGATAVGISAPLTVTFNTAVTVANGGITLSGANSGSVSVSVTGGPTTFTVTPSASLAYNETYTLGVTAASVTDQATGSLHPTADTTVSFTTMTQPGSGTPIHAIQGNGSASPLANQTVVASGIVTGFYLNSDGTRAGFYLQAADADADSDPNTSEGIYVYANGSSAVTSTLATLATGDTISVSGTVKEFNTLTELDTLTALSKTGTAPLPTPVTVTLPFTSSTTLEKVEGMLITLPQTLHVTNNYYLGRYGEFDVSSGGVLQQPTNVVAPGAPALAKQAANNLNLLTVDDGSSKEDPDTTPYLFGGGTPVQNTLRTGDTVAGLTGVVTYLSATSYMLEPTVAPVFTRANPRVGPPAVGGSLKVVGANVLNFFNGDGTGGGFPTERGATTEEELVRQRKHIVTSLLQLNADIYGLTEMENDGFGTTSAIRDLVNALNAAAPSGTTYTFSNPGVSSIGTDAITCAIIYKSNTVAPVGSAVVNTASIFNRPPLAQTFRQIATNEKFTICVNHFKSKGSPPSSGVDTDQGDGQSAWNNRRTQQANTLATWLATNPTGDADPDILVIGDLNSYAKEDPITALKNAGYSNQIERFEGEGGYSYQFDAQFGHLDHVMASAGLHTQITGAQSWHNNADEPVFLDYNTEYKSAFAKTVNDGDTPWRASDHDPVVVGITLGGFNHWIAGFPQVGGMTGFRDDFDHDGIPNGLENFFGTHPGVANAGLTPVSAASGHFTFRHPHGGSVATDISGSYEWSGNLTDWHSSGETVGGTTVVIGTTPVSQDTLEVAADVTSGTASALFLRVKAQGPGAP